The proteins below are encoded in one region of Flavobacterium nackdongense:
- a CDS encoding IS982 family transposase yields MSNIVKKYLRVLEVISSLNCELEFKSGVGRKQKMSDLEIVALSLTAEFMSIDSENSLFKEINKQQIPNLIDRSQFNKRRRKLFFFLEEVRVKLASHFLEFENYFIVDSMPLEICKFARHNRIKICKKDFETAPSKGFCASQNNWFYGYKLHGVCSINGVFHSLDITKAEVHDVNFLKNIKEQMSDCVVLGDRGYLSESIQLDLFQTVNIKLETPKRTNQKDYTPQPYVFRKSRKRIETLFSQLCDQFKIRNNYAKSFEGFKTRILAKITALTLVQFINKFIFDRPINNIKNQTI; encoded by the coding sequence ATGTCAAATATAGTAAAAAAATATTTAAGAGTTTTAGAAGTTATAAGTTCTTTAAATTGTGAATTAGAATTTAAGTCTGGCGTCGGAAGAAAACAAAAAATGTCTGATTTAGAGATAGTTGCATTGAGTTTAACTGCGGAATTTATGTCAATTGACAGTGAAAATTCTTTATTTAAAGAGATAAATAAACAACAAATTCCTAACTTAATTGACCGAAGTCAGTTCAATAAAAGAAGGAGAAAATTATTTTTCTTTTTAGAGGAAGTTAGAGTAAAACTTGCTTCTCATTTTTTAGAATTTGAAAATTATTTTATTGTTGATAGTATGCCATTGGAGATATGCAAATTTGCTCGTCATAACAGAATTAAAATCTGTAAAAAAGATTTTGAAACTGCTCCGTCTAAAGGATTTTGTGCCTCACAAAACAATTGGTTTTATGGTTATAAACTTCACGGTGTTTGTTCAATAAATGGTGTTTTTCATTCATTAGATATTACAAAAGCTGAAGTTCACGATGTCAATTTTTTAAAAAATATAAAAGAACAAATGTCTGATTGTGTGGTTCTTGGCGATAGAGGATATTTATCTGAATCAATTCAGTTAGATTTATTTCAAACAGTAAATATCAAATTGGAAACGCCAAAAAGAACAAATCAAAAAGACTATACGCCTCAACCTTATGTCTTTAGAAAATCAAGAAAAAGAATTGAAACATTATTTTCACAATTGTGTGACCAGTTCAAAATTAGAAACAATTATGCTAAATCTTTTGAAGGATTTAAAACACGGATTTTAGCAAAAATAACGGCATTAACATTGGTTCAATTCATCAATAAATTTATTTTTGATAGACCAATAAATAATATTAAGAATCAAACAATTTAA
- a CDS encoding T9SS type A sorting domain-containing protein codes for MKHLYPKLINLFIVMILFFSLKGISQTSQPITNDTMETFISSGENAAGTAGSVTYSIGQVFYTYIGESVYNVTQGIQQEEAITTLSSEENSIQPRTEIFIFPNPTTDYININMDGYEPQSTRQAYQLYDLQGRLIKQETISQSETQIDVTNLSSAIYLLQVYNENKILKTFKIVKN; via the coding sequence GTGAAACATTTGTACCCCAAACTCATAAACCTATTCATTGTGATGATCTTGTTTTTTTCTTTGAAAGGGATTAGTCAAACTTCTCAGCCTATAACCAATGATACTATGGAAACCTTTATTTCATCGGGCGAAAATGCAGCAGGCACCGCAGGTTCAGTCACTTATTCAATAGGACAAGTATTCTACACCTACATTGGTGAGTCTGTATACAATGTAACGCAAGGTATTCAGCAAGAAGAAGCAATTACAACTTTATCTTCTGAAGAAAATAGCATTCAACCTAGAACTGAAATATTTATTTTTCCTAATCCAACAACAGATTATATCAACATAAATATGGATGGGTACGAACCACAAAGTACGCGGCAAGCTTATCAGCTGTACGATCTTCAAGGCAGGCTTATAAAACAAGAAACCATATCACAAAGTGAAACTCAAATTGATGTAACAAATCTGAGCTCCGCCATTTACCTCTTACAAGTATACAATGAGAATAAAATATTGAAAACATTTAAAATAGTTAAAAACTAA